One stretch of Bradyrhizobium canariense DNA includes these proteins:
- a CDS encoding acyltransferase family protein, translating to MLDYKRQNNFDAVRLFLAMTVVLGHLTWMLPGNYGPLQIALNHFDGAKAVDCFFVISGFLIFRSFRRSKSHADYWSNRIRRIYPALVAVIVATVIWGAFVTTTSPKEYFSSPTLGYLIYNLLFMSFRQNSLPGVFENSQIHFLNGALWTLKIEAMFYISVPLIVFFARKFLRFEILAVILYLLSVIFKMTLHHMAVTKQLPVYDNWGSQLPGQLSFFMAGGLLEYCSETFRRHASVYLGLAVLGLAVSNWLGAYALYPISLAIVVIYVCDALPYLGNISRYGDFSYGLYVSHFPIILSFAALSVLPGNPILRAVIALLACLIYAVLSWHLIEKRWLRPRNRLSPVTLRPRLAGNEPHPLPAAASYPMATWQQPLAPNADRSLVP from the coding sequence ATGTTGGACTATAAGCGGCAAAACAACTTCGATGCGGTCCGGTTGTTTCTTGCGATGACCGTTGTTCTCGGTCATTTGACGTGGATGTTGCCCGGCAATTATGGGCCCTTGCAGATCGCACTCAATCACTTTGACGGTGCCAAGGCCGTTGACTGTTTCTTTGTAATCAGCGGATTCCTGATTTTCCGCAGCTTCAGGCGATCGAAATCGCATGCGGACTATTGGAGTAACCGTATTCGGCGTATTTATCCCGCTTTGGTCGCGGTCATCGTTGCGACCGTTATATGGGGCGCGTTCGTTACAACGACGTCGCCGAAGGAATATTTCAGCTCTCCAACGCTTGGTTATCTGATTTACAATTTGCTGTTCATGTCCTTCAGGCAAAATTCGCTGCCTGGGGTTTTCGAAAATAGTCAGATCCATTTCCTGAACGGTGCACTCTGGACGCTGAAAATCGAGGCGATGTTCTACATCAGTGTGCCGCTTATCGTTTTCTTTGCTCGAAAATTTTTGCGATTCGAGATCCTTGCGGTTATTTTGTATCTGCTATCCGTTATATTCAAAATGACGTTGCATCACATGGCGGTAACAAAGCAGCTGCCGGTCTATGATAACTGGGGTAGCCAGCTGCCTGGTCAGCTTTCGTTCTTCATGGCTGGGGGATTGCTGGAGTATTGCTCAGAGACCTTTCGTCGGCACGCATCAGTTTATCTCGGCCTCGCGGTGCTAGGCTTGGCAGTCAGTAATTGGCTGGGCGCTTACGCACTCTATCCAATCTCGCTTGCTATCGTCGTGATCTACGTCTGCGATGCGCTTCCATACTTGGGCAACATTTCCAGATACGGGGATTTCTCTTACGGGCTTTATGTATCTCATTTCCCGATCATACTGTCGTTCGCCGCTCTCAGCGTGCTGCCCGGAAATCCGATTCTAAGAGCGGTCATAGCTCTGCTGGCCTGCCTGATTTACGCAGTCCTGTCGTGGCACCTGATTGAGAAACGGTGGCTGCGGCCCAGGAACCGTTTATCGCCGGTTACCCTTCGGCCCAGGTTGGCAGGAAACGAGCCTCATCCTCTGCCGGCCGCCGCGTCGTACCCTATGGCCACGTGGCAGCAGCCGTTGGCTCCGAATGCCGACCGTTCGCTCGTTCCGTAG
- a CDS encoding right-handed parallel beta-helix repeat-containing protein encodes MTTYYVSSQIGSANNAGTSASAPLASLQAAADLVKAGDTVEVMNGTYAPVTITTSGTESAPITFEAAPGQTPVINSSGYWNGIDIQASNIVINGFTVEGDAANYNLSQAMAGYGGTANLNGNGISVNSSSSVPLPNHIIIENNTVTNEPGGGIGTVGADYVQILNNTVTNNAHWSAYGNSGISVYESQNLDNNAGAHFVISGNSVSGNAQMVPTGGVNNSITDGEGIILDTNTGYTGQILVQNNTVTGNGSSGIESFLTANATISGNTIYGNNTQNVQSASNAAILINQSSNDTVTGNVTTAPSGSTGTTTGTGTGSTGSGSSGSGSSASGGSSSGSGTTTGTGTGTSSGSGTTGTGTGTSSGGGSVTDPTGGSGSGSSASGGSSGSGTTTGTGTGTSSGSGTTGTGTTGTGTGTSSSGGGSVTDPTGGSGSGSPASGGSSSGSGTGTGTTGTGTSSGGGSVTDPTGGTGSGTSSGGTTGTGTVGTGASGGATPPKAPAVTVADPSLSISPDQSVKLGVSVSASNAADKVTVNIKGLPSYETITDNLDHKTFSGSSVTLTAAEVNSGLTLKSSYTGNGSPTSTLTITATDRTNHSSSAAQSITVTDPPSTSGTGTSGSGSTGSGSTGTSGSGSSSHGGWPGQWGGGGHHSDVSQWFNSHPGFAKTAQTLSDAFSSKSGASSAAGSSTDQTASAGAKAFALFNQMMAGDFGNTSHFTQGGSSSAQTQQQASNQLTRPLH; translated from the coding sequence ATGACCACTTACTATGTGAGCTCTCAGATTGGTAGTGCGAACAACGCGGGCACGTCCGCGAGTGCTCCTCTGGCTAGCCTTCAGGCAGCCGCAGACCTGGTGAAGGCCGGTGATACCGTCGAGGTCATGAACGGTACTTATGCGCCGGTTACTATCACCACCAGCGGTACGGAGAGCGCTCCTATCACTTTTGAAGCGGCCCCTGGACAGACGCCCGTCATCAACAGCTCGGGCTATTGGAATGGGATCGACATCCAGGCATCCAATATCGTCATTAACGGCTTCACCGTCGAAGGCGATGCGGCGAACTATAATTTGAGCCAGGCGATGGCGGGGTACGGCGGCACCGCCAACCTCAACGGGAACGGTATATCCGTCAACTCAAGCAGCAGTGTCCCGCTGCCGAACCATATCATAATCGAAAACAACACAGTCACCAACGAACCCGGCGGTGGCATCGGTACCGTGGGAGCTGACTATGTGCAGATCCTGAATAACACAGTCACTAACAATGCGCACTGGTCGGCTTACGGCAACAGCGGCATTTCCGTCTATGAGTCGCAGAACCTGGACAATAATGCCGGTGCCCACTTCGTCATAAGCGGCAATTCTGTGTCCGGTAACGCGCAGATGGTCCCGACCGGCGGCGTCAACAACTCGATCACCGACGGTGAAGGTATCATTCTGGACACGAATACCGGCTACACGGGACAAATCCTCGTCCAGAACAACACAGTCACCGGTAATGGTTCATCCGGCATTGAGTCATTCCTGACTGCCAACGCGACTATCAGTGGCAACACCATATACGGAAATAATACGCAGAACGTTCAGTCGGCCAGCAACGCGGCGATTTTGATAAACCAATCCAGCAACGATACCGTAACCGGCAACGTCACGACCGCGCCGTCCGGTTCGACGGGTACCACCACGGGCACAGGGACCGGCAGCACCGGTTCGGGTTCTTCAGGCAGCGGCAGCTCGGCCTCCGGCGGCAGCTCTTCGGGTAGCGGCACCACCACGGGTACCGGCACCGGGACCTCTTCAGGCAGTGGCACCACGGGCACCGGCACCGGGACGTCTTCGGGCGGTGGCAGCGTCACCGATCCGACCGGCGGCAGCGGCAGCGGTTCGTCGGCTTCCGGCGGCTCTTCGGGTAGCGGCACCACCACGGGTACCGGCACCGGGACCTCTTCAGGCAGTGGCACCACGGGTACCGGCACCACGGGCACCGGCACCGGGACGTCTTCTTCGGGCGGTGGCAGCGTCACCGATCCGACCGGCGGCAGCGGCAGCGGTTCGCCGGCTTCCGGCGGCAGCTCTTCAGGCAGTGGCACGGGTACCGGCACCACGGGCACCGGCACGTCTTCGGGCGGTGGCAGCGTCACCGATCCGACTGGCGGCACTGGTAGCGGCACATCGTCCGGTGGCACCACGGGTACCGGCACCGTCGGCACCGGAGCGTCGGGCGGGGCGACTCCGCCGAAGGCTCCGGCCGTCACGGTCGCCGACCCTTCATTGTCGATCAGTCCCGATCAGAGCGTCAAACTCGGCGTGAGCGTCAGCGCGTCCAATGCGGCGGACAAGGTGACGGTCAACATCAAGGGACTGCCGAGCTACGAGACCATTACTGATAACCTCGACCACAAGACCTTCAGCGGAAGCAGCGTCACGTTGACCGCGGCCGAGGTGAACAGCGGTCTCACGTTGAAGTCGTCCTACACAGGCAATGGTAGCCCGACCTCAACGCTGACGATCACCGCGACCGATCGGACCAACCACTCGTCGAGTGCGGCGCAGTCCATCACCGTGACGGATCCGCCGTCCACGTCGGGGACGGGAACGTCCGGCTCCGGCTCGACCGGTTCTGGCTCGACCGGAACGTCAGGTTCGGGTTCGTCGTCACACGGCGGCTGGCCCGGGCAGTGGGGTGGCGGTGGTCATCACTCCGACGTCTCGCAGTGGTTCAACAGCCATCCTGGCTTTGCCAAGACAGCGCAGACCCTGAGCGATGCGTTCTCGTCGAAGTCGGGCGCCTCTTCGGCGGCCGGATCGTCGACGGATCAAACCGCGAGCGCAGGAGCCAAGGCCTTCGCCCTGTTCAACCAGATGATGGCCGGCGACTTTGGCAACACATCACACTTCACACAGGGGGGATCTTCGTCCGCACAGACTCAGCAGCAGGCCTCCAATCAGCTGACCAGGCCTCTGCACTGA
- a CDS encoding acyltransferase family protein — MRPAQPGTKFCFLQALRAIAAWLVIADHALIAVTHGEPSNPVTSFAWALGGSGVYIFFVISGFIMAHISWDDFGQPGAAQQFMRRRIVRIVPLYWLATMGAIVFHRASANDTVPAGLPELLQSLFFIPYYAENVGWAPILRQGWTLNYEMMFYVLFAVALTLPRKVALWGVAVALGLFTLIGPVLQPGILSYLSSPITLWFVLGIGLAWLWRSCGFSEPEGLARSVKFLEPFGDASYSTYLVHGVTLTMLLQVWRVPSAWFVPVAMVVAAGAGLAVHIFVEKPMLHAIAGKKPLIINRGAHNVGL, encoded by the coding sequence ATGAGGCCTGCGCAGCCTGGCACCAAATTTTGCTTTCTCCAGGCGCTCCGAGCAATCGCGGCTTGGCTAGTCATTGCGGACCATGCCCTGATTGCTGTCACCCATGGTGAACCATCAAACCCGGTTACGTCTTTCGCTTGGGCGCTCGGCGGCAGTGGTGTCTACATCTTCTTCGTCATTTCCGGTTTCATCATGGCCCACATCAGCTGGGATGATTTCGGGCAGCCCGGCGCTGCGCAGCAGTTCATGCGGCGACGCATCGTTCGAATTGTGCCGCTCTATTGGCTTGCCACGATGGGCGCTATTGTCTTCCATAGGGCTTCGGCAAACGATACCGTGCCCGCCGGATTGCCGGAATTGCTGCAATCGCTCTTTTTCATTCCGTACTACGCCGAGAATGTTGGCTGGGCGCCCATATTGCGCCAAGGCTGGACGTTGAACTACGAAATGATGTTCTATGTCCTGTTTGCGGTGGCCCTGACACTCCCGCGCAAAGTGGCGTTGTGGGGGGTCGCAGTTGCACTCGGCCTCTTCACTTTGATCGGCCCGGTTTTGCAGCCTGGCATTTTATCGTATCTGAGCTCTCCGATCACACTCTGGTTTGTGCTTGGGATCGGACTAGCCTGGCTGTGGCGGTCATGTGGTTTCAGCGAACCGGAAGGTCTCGCAAGGTCGGTTAAATTCCTGGAGCCGTTCGGCGACGCGTCCTACTCCACATATCTCGTGCACGGAGTGACGCTCACCATGCTCCTGCAAGTCTGGCGAGTACCGTCGGCATGGTTCGTACCGGTCGCCATGGTGGTCGCGGCCGGGGCCGGGCTTGCAGTGCACATTTTCGTCGAAAAACCGATGTTGCACGCGATAGCCGGAAAGAAGCCTTTGATTATCAACCGCGGCGCCCACAATGTTGGACTATAA
- a CDS encoding WecB/TagA/CpsF family glycosyltransferase gives MTYLADPCESSYRQPTSVPSVIPRVNILGVGVSPVNLTQTIDVLEGWRTEGRREYILCTSVHGLMEAQRDPEVRRALNRSGLTVEDGMPLVWWCQRSGYCNAGRVNGPDLFFAMCERARQNGHRHYFYGSSPRTIEAMISRLAERFPGMTIAGYRSPPFRPLTPEEDDADIRAINETRPDYVWVGLGCPKQDKWVAQHVGKIQAAALIGVGAAFDIVAGTQPRAPRWMQRSGSEWLFRLMMEPRRLAHRYLVYNTMFVARALQQVAGWKSYARDW, from the coding sequence ATGACCTACTTGGCCGACCCATGCGAAAGCAGCTACCGCCAGCCGACGAGCGTCCCGAGCGTAATTCCCAGGGTGAACATTCTTGGAGTCGGCGTCTCGCCGGTCAATCTCACGCAAACCATCGACGTACTGGAAGGATGGCGAACTGAGGGACGCCGCGAATACATCCTTTGCACTTCGGTTCACGGCCTGATGGAAGCTCAGCGAGATCCCGAGGTTCGACGCGCCCTGAACCGGTCTGGCCTGACGGTAGAGGACGGGATGCCTCTTGTCTGGTGGTGCCAGCGTTCCGGCTATTGCAATGCAGGCCGCGTCAACGGGCCAGATCTATTCTTTGCGATGTGCGAAAGGGCACGTCAAAATGGCCACCGGCACTATTTTTACGGCAGCAGTCCTCGTACCATCGAGGCCATGATTTCGCGCCTCGCGGAGCGCTTCCCCGGCATGACCATAGCTGGGTATCGGTCGCCTCCATTCCGGCCGCTAACACCTGAGGAAGACGACGCCGATATCCGAGCTATCAATGAAACACGTCCCGACTACGTCTGGGTGGGGCTTGGATGCCCAAAGCAAGACAAGTGGGTCGCGCAACACGTCGGCAAGATTCAAGCCGCTGCGTTGATTGGCGTGGGAGCTGCTTTCGATATCGTCGCGGGGACACAGCCCCGGGCGCCGCGATGGATGCAGCGTTCCGGCTCCGAGTGGCTATTCCGCCTCATGATGGAGCCTCGGCGGCTTGCTCACCGCTATCTCGTCTATAACACGATGTTTGTAGCGCGGGCGCTGCAGCAGGTTGCCGGATGGAAATCCTACGCACGGGACTGGTGA
- a CDS encoding type I secretion system permease/ATPase, whose protein sequence is MRLLAELTWRWLRRESAEDDAPVAFEQPGEETPIDPAKTESALLALTILLRCHGIGAEPDQIRHRIGSPRIGIPEMLRCAMDMELKARLLSTRWERLESTPLPGIAVLRDGTFLILGKVASDKVLVQRPTEQRPDTMTREEFEAVWTGELILATRRVGLSDLSGRFDISWFMGAIGKYRRMLVEVMTGSLFLQLFALVSPLFFQVIIDKVLVHHSLSTLDVLVVGLVIICLFEAVLGALRTYLFAHTTNRIDVELGARLFRHLISLPIAYFQSRRVGDSVARVRELENIRQFITSSALTLVIDLLFTIVFLAVMAYYSLTLTLVAVAAFPFYIGISAGLTPLFRRRLDEKFRRGAENQSFLVESVTGIETLKAMAVEPQMQRRWEEQLAGYVASSFRVISLNNVASESVQLINKLVTAATLYFGAKLVISGSLSVGELVAFNMLSARVSAPVLRLASIWQEFHQARLSVDRLGDVLNTMPEPTLSPGRAALPPIRGRVTFDHVTFRYRPDAPETLHDLCFDVELGQVVGIVGSSGSGKSTLAKLVQRLYVPERGRVLVDGVDLAMVDPAWLRRQIGVVLQDNVLFNRTIRENIALADPMMPTERVFAAAELAGAHDFVLGLPEGYDTVVGERGASLSGGQRQRIAVARALVGDPRILIFDEATSALDYESERAIQQNMKRIAAGRTVFIIAHRLSTVRTADRIITLEAGRVVEDGSHDELIRTNGRYAKLHMLQGGLHGIG, encoded by the coding sequence ATGCGTTTGCTGGCCGAACTGACGTGGCGGTGGCTGCGTCGAGAGAGCGCCGAGGACGACGCACCGGTCGCATTCGAGCAGCCGGGCGAGGAGACCCCGATCGACCCTGCGAAGACGGAATCGGCCTTGCTGGCGCTGACCATCCTTCTGCGCTGCCATGGCATCGGCGCCGAGCCCGATCAGATCCGTCACCGCATCGGATCGCCCCGGATCGGCATTCCGGAGATGCTCCGCTGCGCCATGGATATGGAGCTCAAGGCGCGGCTGCTGTCGACGCGTTGGGAGCGCCTCGAGTCTACGCCGCTGCCGGGCATTGCCGTATTGCGTGACGGCACTTTCCTGATCCTGGGCAAGGTCGCTTCCGACAAGGTGCTGGTGCAACGACCGACCGAGCAGCGCCCGGACACGATGACGCGAGAGGAGTTCGAAGCCGTCTGGACCGGCGAACTGATTCTGGCGACGCGTCGCGTTGGGCTTTCCGATCTCTCCGGCCGCTTCGACATCTCCTGGTTCATGGGCGCCATCGGCAAGTACCGGCGGATGCTCGTCGAAGTGATGACCGGCTCGCTTTTCCTCCAGCTTTTCGCGCTGGTCTCGCCCTTGTTCTTCCAGGTGATCATCGACAAGGTTCTGGTGCACCACAGCCTGAGCACGCTCGACGTGCTGGTCGTCGGACTGGTGATCATCTGCCTGTTCGAGGCGGTGCTCGGCGCATTGCGCACCTATCTCTTCGCGCACACCACCAACCGTATCGACGTCGAACTCGGCGCGCGCCTGTTCCGGCACCTGATCTCACTGCCGATCGCCTACTTTCAGTCGCGCCGCGTCGGCGATTCAGTCGCGCGCGTCCGCGAGCTCGAGAACATCCGCCAGTTCATCACCAGCTCGGCGCTGACGCTCGTCATCGATCTCCTGTTCACGATCGTCTTCCTCGCGGTGATGGCTTACTACTCTCTGACCCTGACACTCGTCGCGGTGGCGGCCTTCCCGTTCTACATCGGCATCTCGGCCGGTTTGACGCCGCTGTTCCGGCGCCGCCTCGACGAGAAGTTTAGGCGCGGCGCTGAGAATCAGTCGTTCCTGGTCGAGAGCGTAACGGGGATCGAAACGCTGAAGGCGATGGCGGTCGAGCCGCAGATGCAGCGGCGCTGGGAGGAGCAGCTCGCTGGCTACGTCGCATCGAGTTTCCGCGTCATCAGCCTCAACAACGTTGCGAGCGAGTCCGTGCAGCTCATCAACAAGCTGGTGACGGCCGCGACCCTCTACTTCGGCGCCAAGCTCGTGATCAGCGGATCCTTGAGCGTCGGCGAACTCGTGGCATTCAACATGTTGTCGGCCCGCGTCAGCGCGCCGGTGCTGCGGCTCGCCTCGATCTGGCAGGAATTCCACCAGGCCCGTCTGTCGGTGGATCGGCTCGGCGACGTGCTCAACACCATGCCCGAGCCGACCCTGAGCCCAGGCCGCGCCGCGCTGCCGCCGATCCGCGGTCGTGTGACGTTCGACCACGTCACGTTCCGATACCGTCCCGACGCGCCCGAGACGCTGCACGATCTCTGCTTCGATGTGGAGCTCGGCCAAGTCGTCGGCATCGTTGGCTCATCCGGCTCCGGCAAGAGCACGCTGGCCAAGCTGGTGCAGCGGCTCTACGTTCCGGAGCGCGGGCGCGTGCTGGTCGATGGCGTCGACCTGGCCATGGTGGATCCGGCTTGGCTGCGGCGGCAGATCGGGGTGGTGTTGCAGGACAACGTGCTGTTCAACCGGACCATCCGCGAAAACATCGCACTGGCCGATCCGATGATGCCAACGGAGCGCGTCTTCGCGGCGGCCGAACTCGCCGGCGCGCACGACTTCGTTCTTGGGCTGCCGGAAGGATACGACACCGTTGTCGGCGAACGCGGGGCGAGCCTGTCGGGCGGCCAGCGGCAGCGCATCGCCGTCGCGCGTGCTCTGGTCGGCGACCCGCGCATCCTCATCTTCGACGAGGCGACCAGTGCCCTCGATTACGAGAGCGAGCGCGCCATCCAGCAGAACATGAAGCGGATCGCGGCCGGACGGACCGTCTTCATCATCGCTCACCGCCTGTCGACGGTGCGTACCGCCGATCGCATCATCACGCTGGAGGCTGGACGCGTGGTCGAGGATGGCAGCCACGACGAACTGATCCGGACCAACGGTCGCTACGCCAAGCTCCACATGCTGCAGGGGGGTCTCCATGGGATCGGCTAA
- a CDS encoding O-antigen ligase family protein, with amino-acid sequence MKQRNLLLAGRPRDALNVTCTANPAKSGSVSLVVYAASACFLLQSMSFFGVIDKLVYGPVSFGRGGNEITVTVNLLGICVSIFLFWTGMRKTAVARFNKVLPLLAASLLLVSALWSVQPMLTLTQGTAYFFVVVGAIGIVQAVDRDDLIDLFSWACALSAVASLLWQFVLSPAPAFDGMEPDFAGIFTQKNVLGQVMAGGVLGALHGLRVGKGRFRSICIIALCTTVAFLSQSSTAMVVIAALLCFDFLGRLYFKGNASRAISICLFISCFLALFWLSANEDLIWEFLGKDATLTGRTQLWLYVIDSISEKPLFGWGFAAFWVPGNPVALQIGDAVNWTVVSAHNGLLGLLLDIGVVGASLFIFLWARNLVMALRCMNGPAQQFGLTSVLLLMTILLIATSEQVLLSPQHIWTALFFMTGFICEKELRLTVGVSRPKITSPATRRAVATSGSRSPLGR; translated from the coding sequence GTGAAGCAGCGCAACCTATTGCTGGCGGGCCGGCCTAGAGATGCCCTGAATGTCACGTGCACGGCAAATCCAGCTAAATCAGGCTCAGTGAGCCTCGTAGTCTACGCTGCCTCGGCTTGCTTCCTGTTACAATCCATGAGCTTCTTTGGTGTCATTGACAAGCTTGTGTATGGCCCCGTGTCGTTCGGAAGGGGCGGAAATGAGATCACCGTGACGGTGAATTTGCTTGGCATATGCGTCAGCATTTTTCTTTTCTGGACGGGCATGCGCAAGACAGCTGTCGCTCGTTTCAATAAAGTTCTTCCGCTGCTGGCAGCGAGCTTACTGCTCGTCTCAGCTCTCTGGTCTGTTCAGCCGATGCTGACTTTGACTCAGGGCACCGCATACTTTTTTGTGGTTGTTGGTGCTATTGGGATCGTGCAGGCTGTAGACCGCGATGATCTGATCGATTTGTTCAGCTGGGCCTGCGCTTTGTCCGCAGTTGCATCGCTTCTTTGGCAGTTCGTCCTGTCCCCTGCGCCTGCCTTCGATGGAATGGAACCAGACTTCGCCGGGATATTTACGCAGAAGAATGTGCTCGGGCAAGTCATGGCAGGAGGGGTGCTTGGCGCACTTCATGGCTTGCGGGTCGGGAAAGGACGCTTTAGGTCCATCTGCATCATCGCGTTGTGCACTACCGTCGCCTTTCTGAGCCAATCATCCACAGCGATGGTCGTAATCGCCGCGCTTTTATGCTTCGACTTCCTTGGCAGGCTTTATTTCAAGGGGAACGCAAGCCGAGCAATAAGCATCTGCTTGTTCATCAGCTGCTTCCTGGCTCTTTTCTGGTTATCGGCCAACGAAGACTTGATCTGGGAGTTTCTCGGCAAGGACGCAACCCTGACGGGGCGAACCCAGTTATGGTTGTACGTCATCGACAGTATAAGCGAGAAGCCGCTGTTCGGTTGGGGATTTGCCGCATTTTGGGTACCTGGAAATCCCGTGGCTTTGCAAATCGGGGACGCGGTGAATTGGACTGTCGTTAGCGCGCACAATGGCTTGCTCGGGCTTTTACTGGACATTGGAGTAGTTGGGGCATCTCTCTTCATATTTCTGTGGGCGCGAAATCTCGTCATGGCCCTAAGGTGCATGAATGGTCCGGCACAACAATTCGGACTAACGTCGGTGCTTCTTCTCATGACAATTCTGTTGATCGCGACAAGCGAGCAGGTGCTTCTTTCGCCTCAGCACATCTGGACGGCTCTGTTCTTCATGACGGGATTTATCTGTGAGAAGGAGTTGCGGCTTACGGTTGGTGTTTCCCGGCCAAAGATTACCAGTCCCGCTACCCGAAGAGCCGTGGCGACCTCGGGCTCCCGCAGCCCGCTTGGGCGGTGA
- a CDS encoding NAD-dependent epimerase/dehydratase family protein, with product MKFALVCGAGGFIGGHLVKRLKQDGFWVRGVDLKFHEYSETHADDFVVGDLRDQGFCRAIVDRRFDEVYQLAADMGGAGYIFTGEHDADVMHNSATINLNVLDACHKRGVKKIFYSSSACIYPAYNQEDPHNPKCSEDSAYPAAPDSEYGWEKLFSERLYMAYRRNYGMQTHIARYHNIFGPEGTWTGGREKAPAAVCRKVAMASSGEEIEVWGDGQQTRSFLYIDECIEGTVRLLRSNFVGPVNIGSEEMVTINQLVDQVADIAGKRIGKKHVPGPQGVRGRNSDNRFISEKLGWRPSRSLRAGLEPTYQWIAAQAASITIATRRVA from the coding sequence ATGAAATTCGCTCTGGTCTGCGGAGCAGGTGGTTTCATTGGCGGTCATCTCGTCAAGCGCCTCAAGCAGGACGGATTTTGGGTTCGCGGCGTCGATCTGAAATTTCATGAGTACTCGGAGACCCATGCCGACGATTTCGTCGTAGGCGATTTACGAGACCAAGGGTTTTGCCGCGCTATCGTCGACCGCCGGTTTGATGAAGTGTATCAGCTCGCCGCCGACATGGGGGGCGCCGGCTATATTTTCACCGGCGAGCACGACGCCGACGTGATGCACAACTCAGCCACCATCAATTTGAACGTACTCGACGCCTGTCACAAGCGCGGCGTCAAAAAGATCTTCTACTCATCATCGGCTTGCATATACCCCGCCTATAACCAGGAAGATCCGCACAACCCGAAATGCTCTGAGGACTCGGCCTATCCGGCAGCGCCCGACAGTGAGTATGGCTGGGAAAAGCTGTTCAGCGAGCGCCTGTACATGGCGTACCGGCGAAACTACGGGATGCAAACCCACATCGCTCGTTATCATAACATCTTCGGGCCAGAAGGGACCTGGACCGGAGGCCGTGAAAAGGCCCCGGCTGCGGTCTGTCGCAAGGTCGCGATGGCGAGCAGCGGAGAAGAGATCGAAGTCTGGGGTGACGGCCAGCAGACGCGGTCTTTCCTTTATATCGACGAGTGTATCGAAGGTACCGTGCGGCTGTTGCGGTCGAACTTCGTTGGACCGGTCAACATTGGTTCGGAGGAAATGGTCACCATCAACCAGCTTGTGGACCAGGTGGCTGATATCGCCGGCAAGAGGATTGGCAAAAAACACGTACCCGGGCCGCAGGGTGTGCGAGGTCGTAACTCCGATAACAGGTTCATCAGCGAGAAGCTGGGCTGGCGGCCGAGCAGGTCGCTCCGCGCAGGGCTTGAGCCCACTTACCAGTGGATAGCGGCGCAAGCTGCGAGCATTACCATCGCCACGAGGCGGGTGGCCTGA
- a CDS encoding glycosyltransferase family 4 protein: MDTHSPPAQTVFIVVSGGLEHGGGIGRQMGYFLQARQDTEQRLRYRVIDSRGPWYLGASPPHIIGSIAYFGRAILILSRACFSSPCVAHVNIAGRGSTIRKLILLTIGRAFGLRYVLHVHDYNYAEYYRGQRKFLQKLITTMFRRAETVVVLGRRDLELVSQTLQLSKDRMVVLHNAVPDPGPSPDRRPIPGKPCQLLFLGYLSARKGVAELLKALASPAVKHLRWQATLAGDGPIDEYRALAKDLGILDSLSFPGWVDERRVSELCTGADVLVLPSYAEGLAMSVLEGLSHGLAVITTPVGAHLEVIEPEVSGILVPPGDIAALGDALVRVIEDESLRTRLSRGARARFLEKFDARRYVARLEQLHADLFAPQHDHPKPVEKGLIP, from the coding sequence GTGGACACTCATAGTCCTCCGGCGCAGACCGTGTTTATTGTTGTGTCAGGCGGACTGGAGCATGGTGGTGGCATCGGTCGCCAGATGGGTTATTTCCTCCAAGCCCGCCAGGACACCGAACAAAGATTGCGTTACCGGGTCATTGACTCGCGTGGCCCGTGGTATCTTGGGGCTTCACCGCCGCATATTATCGGCTCGATCGCTTATTTTGGCCGTGCCATTCTCATCCTGTCTCGCGCGTGTTTTTCGTCGCCTTGTGTGGCGCACGTCAACATCGCAGGTCGCGGCAGCACCATTCGAAAGCTCATTCTTCTGACGATCGGCCGGGCGTTCGGATTGCGCTACGTCCTGCATGTCCATGACTACAACTACGCTGAGTATTATCGCGGCCAGAGGAAGTTTCTTCAAAAGCTGATCACAACGATGTTTCGCAGAGCGGAGACAGTCGTTGTACTCGGGCGGCGAGACCTCGAATTGGTCTCCCAAACGCTCCAGCTGAGCAAGGACCGCATGGTCGTCCTTCATAACGCTGTCCCCGATCCCGGCCCGAGTCCCGATAGACGTCCGATCCCTGGAAAGCCGTGTCAGCTTCTCTTTCTGGGATACCTCAGCGCTCGAAAGGGTGTGGCAGAGCTGCTGAAGGCCCTCGCCAGCCCAGCCGTAAAACACCTGCGCTGGCAAGCGACGCTCGCTGGAGATGGCCCAATCGACGAGTACCGTGCTCTCGCGAAAGACCTCGGCATTCTGGACTCGCTAAGCTTTCCAGGCTGGGTCGATGAGAGGCGCGTGAGCGAACTGTGCACCGGTGCCGACGTCCTCGTTCTTCCCTCTTACGCCGAGGGGCTGGCGATGTCGGTGCTGGAAGGCCTGTCGCATGGCCTCGCCGTGATCACGACCCCGGTCGGCGCACATTTGGAAGTGATCGAGCCGGAGGTGTCGGGAATACTGGTGCCGCCCGGAGATATCGCGGCGCTCGGCGACGCATTGGTCCGCGTGATTGAAGATGAGAGTCTTCGCACCCGGCTGTCGAGGGGCGCGCGTGCCCGCTTCCTCGAGAAATTCGACGCTCGTCGCTATGTGGCCCGACTCGAGCAGCTTCATGCCGACCTGTTCGCGCCCCAACATGATCATCCGAAGCCGGTGGAGAAAGGACTGATACCATGA